A part of Anaeromyxobacter diazotrophicus genomic DNA contains:
- the hpnA gene encoding hopanoid-associated sugar epimerase, which produces MPAETTSARRPVLVTGATGFIGANVVRLLVERGEAVRVLVRASSDRGNLAGLPVEVAPGDLRDAAAVRRAVEGCRQVFHVAADYRFWARDPRELYQSNVEGTRHVMEASLAAGVERVVHTSTVGTIGLAAHPRPCDEATPLLEGQLTSHYKRSKLEAERVALDFAARGLPVVVVNPSAPVGPWDARPTPTGQIIVDFARGRLAAVVDTGLNVVHVRDVAEGHLLAAERGRVGERYILGHQNMTLAEIVAELAEITGRPAPRLRLPYAVAWTAGAVSTALATWVTHRPPGVALEAVRMARRRMFFDASKAVRELGLPQTPVRAAFEEAVTWFEERGLIPRSRRRVAWASR; this is translated from the coding sequence GTGCCCGCTGAGACCACCTCGGCGCGCCGCCCGGTGCTCGTCACCGGCGCCACGGGCTTCATCGGGGCGAACGTCGTCCGGCTCCTGGTCGAGCGCGGAGAGGCGGTGCGCGTCCTGGTGCGCGCCTCCTCCGACCGCGGGAACCTGGCCGGCCTGCCGGTCGAGGTCGCGCCCGGCGATCTCCGCGACGCCGCCGCCGTCCGGCGCGCCGTCGAGGGGTGCCGGCAGGTGTTCCACGTCGCGGCGGACTACCGCTTCTGGGCCCGCGACCCGCGCGAGCTCTACCAGAGCAACGTCGAGGGCACGCGCCACGTCATGGAGGCCAGCCTGGCGGCCGGGGTCGAGCGCGTCGTGCACACCTCGACCGTCGGGACCATCGGGCTCGCCGCGCACCCCCGGCCCTGCGACGAGGCGACCCCGCTCCTCGAGGGCCAGCTCACGAGCCACTACAAGCGCTCGAAGCTCGAGGCGGAGCGGGTGGCCCTCGACTTCGCCGCCCGCGGGCTGCCGGTGGTGGTGGTGAACCCGAGCGCGCCAGTGGGCCCGTGGGACGCCCGCCCGACGCCGACCGGGCAGATCATCGTCGACTTCGCGCGCGGGAGGCTCGCCGCGGTGGTGGACACCGGCCTCAACGTCGTGCACGTCCGCGACGTCGCCGAGGGCCACCTGCTCGCGGCCGAGCGCGGGCGGGTGGGCGAGCGTTACATCCTCGGGCACCAGAACATGACCCTGGCGGAGATCGTGGCCGAGCTGGCGGAGATCACGGGCCGCCCCGCGCCGCGGCTGCGGCTCCCCTACGCCGTCGCCTGGACCGCGGGGGCGGTGAGCACGGCGCTCGCCACCTGGGTCACCCACCGGCCGCCCGGGGTCGCGCTCGAGGCGGTGCGGATGGCGCGGCGGCGGATGTTCTTCGACGCCTCGAAGGCGGTGCGGGAGCTGGGCCTGCCGCAGACGCCGGTGCGCGCGGCGTTCGAGGAGGCGGTGACGTGGTTCGAGGAGCGGGGGCTCATCCCC